The following proteins are encoded in a genomic region of Arachis stenosperma cultivar V10309 chromosome 4, arast.V10309.gnm1.PFL2, whole genome shotgun sequence:
- the LOC130975905 gene encoding F-box protein CPR1-like, giving the protein MEKNKNDMSKSIHDILPLDLIHRILLRVPIRHLARLRCVSKLWCSLISDPEFAESHIHLSLAPTHACLLVHLKDSTEAYLVHLEEVFNGDNYQVKEVSLPFKKKPPSKFFVMGSCRGFVLLNRQPYFFVVWNPLTGFRKRISYSCLVHRSKLRRLNFPRDARLYGFGYDASRDDYLVVVASQDGYCQHLDCLSLRTNSWINLDAALPESLGFMKRQSPGLFLNGSIHWLCYSLQEGYSESLLIFDLKERSFSKISLPEQLIMHGSATIVTLGGCLALYYQDDVVERKTSIWVMKEYKVNSSWTLYEIPCLKFEPLCLSNGSDIMALDPTAVSGPLKFAKYNIREELLQHFTCLHLRQDLYLFASCTVYTESLLLLPSDI; this is encoded by the coding sequence ATGGAGAAGAACAAGAATGACATGAGCAAGAGCATTCACGACATACTCCCTCTTGACCTGATTCACAGAATCCTACTGCGGGTGCCGATCAGACATCTCGCTCGCCTCAGGTGTGTTTCCAAGCTCTGGTGCTCTCTAATTTCCGATCCAGAATTTGCGGAATCGCATATTCACCTCTCTCTCGCACCGACCCATGCATGCCTCCTTGTTCACCTAAAAGACTCCACGGAAGCTTACCTTGTTCACCTAGAAGAAGTATTTAATGGCGATAATTACCAAGTGAAAGAGGTATCTTTGCCTTTCAAGAAGAAGCCACCTTCTAAGTTCTTTGTCATGGGATCCTGCAGAGGGTTTGTTCTCTTAAACCGACAGCCATATTTTTTTGTAGTATGGAATCCACTCACCGGATTCAGAAAAAGAATATCTTACTCTTGTCTGGTTCATCGTAGTAAGCTCAGGCGGTTAAATTTTCCGCGTGATGCGCGTCTGTATGGATTTGGTTATGATGCGTCACGGGATGACTACTTAGTTGTTGTAGCTTCGCAGGATGGTTACTGCCAACACTTAGATTGCTTGTCCTTGAGAACCAATTCATGGATTAATCTTGATGCTGCACTCCCCGAATCATTGGGTTTTATGAAGCGGCAATCTCCTGGGTTGTTCTTGAATGGCTCTATTCATTGGTTGTGTTACTCTCTTCAAGAAGGTTACAGTGAAAGTCTTCTTATATTTGATTTGAAGGAAAGAAGTTTCTCAAAGATATCTTTGCCCGAGCAACTCATAATGCATGGTTCTGCCACAATTGTCACACTAGGAGGGTGTCTAGCCTTGTATTATCAGGACGATGTTGTTGAACGTAAAACAAGCATATGGGTGATGAAAGAATACAAAGTGAACTCATCTTGGACTTTGTATGAGATTCCTTGTTTAAAGTTTGAGCCTCTATGCTTATCCAATGGTAGTGACATTATGGCACTAGATCCTACTGCGGTATCTGGACCATTAAAGTTTGCCAAATATAATATCAGAGAAGAGCTGCTCCAACATTTTACATGTCTTCATCTTCGACAAGATCTATACTTGTTTGCAAGTTGCACTGTTTATACAGAGAGTCTCTTGCTACTCCCTAGTGATATATAG